One window from the genome of Elusimicrobiota bacterium encodes:
- the tpiA gene encoding triose-phosphate isomerase gives MRKPLIAGNFKMYKTISETHIYAKGLRAALASVADREVAVCPPFTALAAVAEELRGSPIAWGSQNVHWEKQGAFTGEISAEMLKELGCRFAIAGHSERRQYFGETDQTVNKRMHAVLVAGITPIVCIGETLQEREANTTFSVVERQMKNGLQGLVSNATIVIAYEPVWAIGTGKTATPAQAQEVHAFIRSQLAKTFGDTFAKLTRVLYGGSVKPDNMSALMSQPDIDGGLVGGACLDVESFSKIVRYQ, from the coding sequence ATGCGTAAACCTTTGATCGCCGGTAATTTCAAGATGTATAAAACAATTTCAGAGACGCACATCTACGCGAAAGGACTTCGGGCAGCCCTGGCTTCTGTCGCGGATCGAGAGGTGGCGGTTTGCCCGCCTTTTACGGCGCTGGCCGCGGTGGCTGAGGAGTTGCGCGGCAGTCCCATCGCTTGGGGTTCTCAGAACGTTCACTGGGAAAAGCAGGGTGCTTTTACAGGCGAGATTTCAGCGGAGATGCTCAAAGAGCTTGGCTGCCGCTTTGCGATTGCCGGCCATTCCGAACGGCGCCAGTATTTCGGGGAAACCGATCAAACGGTCAACAAACGAATGCATGCCGTCCTCGTGGCCGGGATCACCCCGATTGTTTGCATCGGCGAAACCCTGCAGGAGCGCGAGGCCAATACCACTTTTTCTGTCGTGGAGCGGCAGATGAAAAACGGCCTTCAAGGATTGGTCTCGAACGCCACCATTGTGATCGCCTATGAACCGGTCTGGGCGATCGGCACGGGAAAAACCGCGACGCCGGCCCAGGCCCAGGAGGTGCATGCCTTTATCCGCTCTCAACTGGCGAAGACATTCGGGGATACCTTTGCCAAATTGACGCGGGTCCTTTATGGCGGCTCCGTGAAGCCGGACAACATGTCCGCCTTGATGAGCCAGCCGGATATCGATGGAGGGCTGGTGGGAGGGGCGTGTCTGGATGTGGAGTCGTTCTCGAAGATTGTGCGGTATCAGTAA
- a CDS encoding polysaccharide deacetylase family protein: MQLALKIDVDTYRGIAEGASRLAAYLHAEHIPASLFVTMGPDTSGRAAWRVFRHPGFFKKMRRTSAIAVYGWRTVLSGTLWPARPMAISFVDQLRQWRAWGFEVSPHGYDHIRWHDQAAAWDEPRARQELEKISETYQHVFGDPPQSFAAPGWQAGAGTWQAMERLGLLYHSDSRGDCPYFVQAAGRALQTLEIPTTLPTWDEMLAWDGVTSEHLVDRTWGLLRPDQLNVWTIHAEFEGTVYFEHFRRVVERTKQEKVEWVFLPQVAQRLTTPPGQAPVCDFAQDTRPGRAGTVTCQRLNG; this comes from the coding sequence ATGCAACTCGCGCTCAAGATTGACGTCGACACCTACCGGGGCATCGCCGAGGGGGCGAGCCGGTTGGCGGCTTACCTGCACGCGGAACATATTCCCGCCAGTCTTTTCGTAACGATGGGGCCTGACACGTCCGGCCGGGCGGCCTGGCGCGTTTTTCGCCACCCGGGTTTCTTCAAGAAAATGCGGCGGACCAGCGCCATCGCCGTGTACGGCTGGCGCACCGTGCTCTCGGGCACGCTCTGGCCCGCGCGTCCCATGGCGATTTCTTTCGTCGACCAGTTGCGGCAGTGGCGGGCGTGGGGGTTTGAAGTCAGCCCGCACGGTTATGATCATATCCGGTGGCATGATCAGGCGGCGGCGTGGGACGAACCCCGGGCCCGGCAGGAGCTGGAAAAAATCTCGGAGACCTATCAGCACGTCTTTGGCGATCCGCCTCAAAGCTTTGCGGCTCCGGGCTGGCAAGCCGGTGCCGGAACGTGGCAGGCAATGGAGCGCCTGGGGCTTCTGTATCACAGCGACAGCCGGGGAGATTGCCCGTATTTTGTTCAGGCAGCCGGCCGGGCCCTTCAGACCCTTGAAATTCCAACCACGCTGCCCACGTGGGACGAGATGCTGGCCTGGGACGGCGTCACCTCCGAGCATCTGGTTGACCGAACCTGGGGACTCCTTCGCCCGGATCAGCTCAATGTCTGGACAATCCACGCCGAATTTGAAGGGACGGTTTACTTTGAGCATTTCCGCCGCGTGGTGGAGCGCACGAAACAGGAGAAGGTCGAATGGGTTTTTCTCCCGCAGGTGGCTCAGCGATTAACCACTCCGCCAGGCCAGGCGCCGGTTTGCGATTTTGCGCAAGACACGCGCCCGGGCCGTGCCGGGACCGTCACGTGCCAGCGTTTGAACGGATAG
- a CDS encoding tetratricopeptide repeat protein produces the protein MRNCGSAGIGAPLRFFMVFFLAGTVWAVEPLVLAQQHFQSGLAYERLGRLAEAYTELQLAVNLDPENAQVSLAVGLVASRLGNMEKAQYFLERSISIDAGSCASYYQLALLYEKKDLADRANESWQRFYGLTQDTALKAVAQKHIQNLEGRP, from the coding sequence ATGAGAAATTGCGGAAGCGCGGGCATCGGTGCGCCCCTACGATTCTTCATGGTCTTTTTCCTGGCAGGAACCGTATGGGCGGTTGAGCCGCTCGTCCTGGCGCAGCAGCATTTTCAGTCCGGGCTGGCCTATGAGCGGCTGGGGCGTTTGGCGGAAGCCTATACGGAACTGCAGCTGGCGGTGAATCTGGATCCGGAGAACGCCCAGGTCTCCCTGGCGGTTGGGCTGGTTGCCAGCCGGCTCGGAAACATGGAAAAAGCCCAGTATTTTTTAGAGCGTTCCATTTCGATCGATGCCGGTTCCTGCGCGTCGTATTACCAGCTGGCGTTGCTGTATGAAAAAAAAGATCTGGCTGATCGAGCCAATGAAAGCTGGCAGCGTTTTTACGGTTTAACCCAGGATACCGCGCTGAAAGCCGTCGCGCAGAAACACATCCAAAATCTTGAAGGACGGCCATGA
- a CDS encoding N-acetyltransferase, producing MKSIQIRKARMPDVRAMHQLLSRFADQREVLPRSISEIYENLQQFFVAEDQDRVIGTCALYVTWDNLAEIKALGVEEKHQGQGIGTRLLEACLETARGLRIRRLFTLTIRSGFFEHFGFRHVDKESLPHKVWTECVRCIYFPDRCVEYAMVKDLPGQGPVPPPIVFREKTAPSRDLPPGTLVPSEPMVPGASIPRAKEETHE from the coding sequence ATGAAATCGATTCAGATTCGAAAAGCGCGCATGCCGGATGTCCGGGCGATGCATCAATTGCTGAGCCGCTTTGCCGATCAGCGGGAGGTGCTGCCGCGCTCGATTTCTGAAATCTATGAAAACCTTCAGCAGTTTTTTGTCGCCGAAGACCAGGACCGGGTGATCGGGACCTGCGCGCTTTATGTCACGTGGGATAACCTGGCGGAAATCAAGGCGCTGGGGGTCGAAGAAAAGCACCAGGGTCAGGGAATCGGGACTCGCCTCCTGGAGGCCTGTCTGGAGACCGCGCGCGGGCTGCGCATCCGCCGCCTGTTCACCTTGACGATCCGGAGCGGTTTTTTTGAACATTTTGGTTTCCGTCATGTGGACAAAGAGAGTCTCCCGCACAAGGTCTGGACGGAATGCGTGCGCTGCATTTATTTCCCGGACCGTTGCGTCGAGTACGCCATGGTCAAAGATCTGCCGGGGCAGGGCCCCGTGCCGCCCCCGATTGTTTTTCGTGAAAAAACGGCGCCCTCCAGAGACCTGCCGCCCGGAACCTTGGTCCCCTCGGAACCCATGGTGCCCGGTGCGAGCATCCCCCGCGCGAAAGAGGAAACTCATGAGTAA
- the rpiB gene encoding ribose 5-phosphate isomerase B, whose translation MKLAIGSDHAGFQIKSGLVRWLRSAAGGRHSVNDLGCPGAESCDYPDYAALVSRAVASGRASRGILICGTGIGMGMAANKVKGIRAAVTWNPEVAALAVEHNKANILCLPARFINGPLARRMVRVFLKTHFAGGRHARRVRKIGMMD comes from the coding sequence ATGAAATTAGCGATCGGATCGGATCATGCCGGATTCCAGATCAAATCCGGCCTGGTGCGCTGGCTGCGTTCCGCGGCCGGCGGCCGGCATTCCGTGAACGATCTGGGATGCCCGGGGGCAGAGTCCTGCGATTACCCGGATTATGCGGCGCTCGTGTCCCGGGCTGTTGCCTCGGGGCGCGCGTCACGCGGTATTCTGATTTGCGGCACCGGGATCGGCATGGGCATGGCCGCCAACAAGGTCAAAGGCATTCGCGCGGCGGTGACCTGGAATCCTGAAGTGGCTGCTCTGGCCGTTGAACATAATAAGGCCAATATTCTTTGCCTTCCGGCCCGCTTTATTAACGGTCCGCTGGCCCGCCGCATGGTCCGGGTCTTTTTGAAAACGCATTTCGCCGGTGGGCGGCATGCCCGCCGCGTGCGAAAAATCGGGATGATGGATTAA
- a CDS encoding sensor histidine kinase produces the protein MSNSLRFRLLLFSATAVMLPALVISIVQRRISSESLKNSIEQEQRQLTRRIANGVDEEIRHTQKLVAMTAHSSFFSAGSRIDQYETFHNLMDQYPGFQELMLVSGVGDEIMKVSRTVSRPRLMHRTEDIRQSFIGDPFFSANRSPTILIGEPLRSFSNPTRQGAVLAKISFTSLGTLMRQAQIGPRGEAFIVHEKGMLLAHPDEQQVFAHRNRAGLPVVKEWMAHPLEPTGLCEYTKAGGVPMIAMAYPIPLLKSAVIVQQPRADVYAPLIRMRNQFILWTLLFVTLFMSLAIGVAWRILEPLRRLRAAAEQVGRGKRDVQLNIHTHDELEEVGRAFENMTRSLAELEQMRQDLINMVVHDLKMPLATILPSLDCLITNEVGPLSTDQTHFLQIAHRSAHEMLLLIQNLLDVAKMEEGKLTLYKDVFAPGVWAQGVLSNFQPLALSNRKHLGLVIARELSPVEGDPTLLGRVLGNLVSNALRHTVPETGEVVVTLYRDGSSLGVQVRDNGEGIPLEDQQRIFEKFVQAGKHTSVRTGTGLGLTFCKMVVEAHGGRITVSSVPKQGTCFTFHLPFFENVQPLPETKAAAPITQSQPTTV, from the coding sequence ATGAGTAATTCACTCCGGTTTCGTTTGTTGCTGTTCTCGGCCACCGCGGTCATGCTGCCGGCGCTGGTGATTTCCATTGTTCAGCGCCGCATCAGCTCGGAATCCCTGAAAAACAGCATCGAGCAGGAACAACGACAGTTGACGCGCCGGATCGCCAACGGCGTGGATGAGGAAATCCGGCACACCCAGAAGCTGGTCGCGATGACCGCTCACAGCTCCTTCTTTTCAGCGGGGTCGCGGATCGATCAGTATGAGACGTTTCACAATTTAATGGATCAGTATCCGGGGTTTCAGGAATTGATGCTTGTGAGCGGCGTCGGCGACGAAATAATGAAGGTCAGCCGAACCGTCTCCCGCCCGCGCCTGATGCATCGCACGGAAGACATTCGTCAGTCTTTCATCGGGGACCCGTTCTTCTCGGCCAACCGCTCGCCGACCATTCTCATCGGGGAGCCGCTCCGGTCTTTTTCGAATCCAACCCGGCAGGGAGCGGTGCTGGCCAAAATCAGTTTTACGTCCTTGGGGACGCTCATGCGCCAGGCCCAGATCGGGCCGCGGGGGGAAGCCTTTATCGTTCATGAAAAGGGAATGCTCCTGGCGCATCCGGACGAGCAGCAGGTTTTTGCCCACCGCAACCGCGCGGGCCTGCCGGTGGTGAAAGAGTGGATGGCCCATCCGCTTGAGCCGACGGGACTCTGTGAGTACACCAAAGCAGGCGGCGTTCCCATGATCGCGATGGCGTATCCCATCCCGCTGCTGAAAAGTGCCGTGATCGTGCAGCAGCCTCGCGCGGACGTTTATGCGCCGCTGATCCGCATGCGCAATCAATTTATTCTCTGGACGCTGCTGTTTGTCACGCTTTTTATGTCGCTGGCCATCGGCGTGGCCTGGCGGATCCTGGAGCCGCTGCGCCGGCTCCGGGCCGCCGCGGAACAGGTCGGGCGGGGGAAACGCGATGTGCAGTTGAACATTCATACCCATGACGAACTGGAAGAGGTGGGCCGGGCTTTTGAAAACATGACCCGTTCCCTGGCGGAGCTGGAGCAGATGCGCCAGGACCTGATCAATATGGTTGTGCACGATCTCAAAATGCCGCTGGCCACGATCCTGCCTTCGTTGGATTGTCTTATAACCAACGAGGTCGGGCCTCTTTCAACGGATCAGACCCATTTCCTTCAGATCGCGCATCGCTCGGCGCATGAGATGCTGCTGCTGATTCAGAACCTGCTGGATGTGGCCAAAATGGAAGAGGGGAAGTTGACTCTCTATAAGGATGTTTTTGCTCCCGGGGTTTGGGCGCAGGGGGTTCTGTCGAATTTTCAGCCGCTGGCGCTCTCCAACCGGAAGCACCTGGGCCTGGTGATCGCCAGGGAATTGTCTCCCGTGGAAGGCGATCCCACCCTGTTGGGCCGCGTCCTTGGCAATCTGGTTTCCAATGCGCTCCGGCATACGGTGCCGGAGACCGGGGAAGTGGTTGTGACGCTCTACCGGGATGGGTCCTCCCTGGGGGTCCAAGTGCGGGACAACGGCGAAGGCATTCCGCTCGAAGACCAGCAGCGCATTTTTGAGAAATTCGTCCAGGCGGGGAAACATACCTCGGTGCGAACCGGCACCGGCCTGGGTCTTACCTTCTGCAAAATGGTGGTCGAGGCCCACGGCGGCCGCATCACCGTCTCCAGCGTCCCGAAACAAGGAACGTGTTTTACCTTCCATTTGCCGTTCTTTGAGAACGTCCAACCTCTCCCTGAAACAAAGGCAGCGGCTCCCATCACCCAGTCTCAGCCCACAACGGTTTAA